A single Tenacibaculum sp. Bg11-29 DNA region contains:
- a CDS encoding CPBP family intramembrane glutamic endopeptidase, with protein MLEKKSERKETWKTIFIFLIIVTIVSTPFYLAIVNLYPSRIYVGALMWCPAIAAIITIKLKGQPISSIHWKWADWKYIRMSYFIPAIYVLITYILIWIFGLGGLSNEENIMEWATELGLVGIGTLKPTFAVIIGAILLGTVGVTRAMATVLGEEIGWRGFLIYESRKVLSFTGVSLFVGFIWAFWHWPILVYYSENVTLEFITFFVFVISMSFIMTYYTFKSKSIWPAVIFHSVSNVYIQKIFPPLIEKIEGTEHWLGENGIMFAIVTFIIGIYFWRKAIKEKL; from the coding sequence ATGCTAGAAAAAAAATCAGAACGCAAAGAGACTTGGAAAACAATCTTTATTTTCCTAATTATTGTTACAATTGTAAGCACCCCATTTTATCTTGCAATTGTTAATTTATATCCTTCTCGAATATACGTTGGTGCACTCATGTGGTGTCCAGCAATAGCTGCAATAATCACAATAAAACTAAAAGGACAACCTATTTCTTCCATACATTGGAAATGGGCAGATTGGAAATATATTCGCATGTCTTACTTTATTCCTGCTATTTATGTTTTAATTACTTATATACTCATCTGGATTTTTGGATTAGGAGGATTGTCGAATGAAGAGAACATTATGGAATGGGCTACAGAACTTGGATTAGTTGGAATTGGGACATTAAAACCAACGTTTGCCGTAATCATAGGTGCTATTTTACTAGGAACTGTAGGCGTTACAAGGGCAATGGCAACGGTTTTAGGAGAAGAAATAGGGTGGCGAGGTTTTTTAATATATGAATCAAGAAAGGTTCTTTCTTTTACCGGTGTTTCCCTTTTTGTTGGATTTATCTGGGCATTCTGGCATTGGCCAATATTAGTGTATTACAGTGAAAATGTCACTTTAGAATTTATAACTTTTTTTGTTTTTGTAATTTCGATGTCATTTATTATGACCTACTATACTTTTAAATCTAAAAGTATATGGCCAGCAGTAATCTTTCACTCAGTAAGTAATGTATACATTCAGAAAATATTTCCTCCTTTAATAGAAAAAATTGAAGGAACTGAACACTGGCTTGGGGAGAACGGAATTATGTTTGCGATTGTAACCTTTATCATTGGAATATACTTTTGGAGAAAAGCAATTAAAGAAAAATTATAA
- a CDS encoding transposase, with the protein MYRNDKVIRRYSELFKLKILAELTIGKHTKSELCKLYSIAPTTVNLWIKKYNRKDLMNTRVKLETKDEISRIKALQKEVEQLKKLLLKKDLDAMVQDSYLEVAAEDLGYKSVNELKKKLSIKP; encoded by the coding sequence ATGTACAGAAATGACAAAGTAATTAGACGTTACAGTGAACTTTTTAAATTAAAAATTTTAGCCGAACTTACTATCGGTAAACACACAAAGAGCGAACTTTGTAAACTCTACTCTATCGCACCTACAACAGTAAATCTGTGGATTAAAAAATACAACCGTAAAGACTTAATGAATACCAGAGTAAAATTGGAAACTAAAGACGAAATATCTAGAATTAAAGCACTTCAAAAAGAGGTGGAACAACTTAAAAAACTACTCCTTAAAAAGGATCTGGATGCTATGGTACAAGATTCTTATCTAGAAGTAGCAGCAGAAGATCTAGGTTATAAATCTGTTAATGAACTAAAAAAAAAGCTAAGTATAAAGCCTTAA
- a CDS encoding IS3 family transposase, translating to MTYIKTIKGFCYLALITDMYSRKIVGYDLSDSLELKGCVRALNKAIYQAKNIKQLIHHSDRGIQYCSNIYTQILKRKKIDISMTEQNHCYENAMAERVNGILKDEFYLDQTFENVAHAKRAAKSAINLYNEIRLHLSLNYKTPNMVYKLSA from the coding sequence ATCACATACATTAAAACCATAAAAGGGTTTTGCTATTTGGCTTTAATAACGGATATGTATTCTAGGAAAATAGTAGGTTATGATCTTAGTGACAGCTTAGAATTAAAAGGATGCGTGAGAGCACTTAATAAAGCCATTTATCAAGCTAAGAACATTAAACAGCTCATTCATCATTCTGACAGAGGAATACAGTATTGTAGCAATATTTATACACAAATACTTAAAAGAAAAAAGATAGATATTAGTATGACTGAACAAAATCATTGTTACGAAAATGCCATGGCTGAACGCGTAAACGGAATATTAAAAGACGAATTTTATCTCGATCAAACCTTTGAAAACGTAGCACATGCAAAGAGGGCTGCAAAAAGTGCAATTAATTTATACAATGAAATAAGATTACACTTATCTTTAAACTATAAAACACCGAATATGGTATACAAATTATCAGCGTAA
- a CDS encoding Crp/Fnr family transcriptional regulator encodes MKKFLLEIHQVPDNILDEYLSYWQEYTVPKKTVLSEKDKTESYLYFVQEGIQKAYFLNDEKQHILFFSYAPSFSGLMESFLTQNPSKYHLETITSSRFLRISYKNHEKQIRKHRELETLFRIFIEKILVGLMERHHQLLAHNIETRFKTFAKRSPHLFQLVAQKDIASYLRIDATNFSKLYNSVQI; translated from the coding sequence TTGAAAAAATTCCTTTTAGAAATACACCAAGTACCCGACAATATATTGGATGAATACCTCTCTTATTGGCAAGAATATACCGTACCAAAAAAAACAGTATTATCGGAAAAGGATAAAACGGAATCTTATCTTTATTTTGTGCAAGAAGGAATTCAAAAGGCTTATTTTCTAAATGACGAAAAACAACACATTCTCTTTTTTTCATATGCCCCATCATTTAGCGGTTTAATGGAGTCATTTCTCACACAAAACCCATCTAAATATCACCTAGAAACTATTACGTCTAGTAGGTTCCTTCGGATATCTTACAAAAACCACGAAAAACAAATACGAAAACATAGAGAGCTAGAAACTCTTTTCAGAATTTTTATAGAAAAAATTTTAGTAGGACTAATGGAAAGACACCATCAATTATTAGCTCACAATATTGAAACCAGATTTAAAACATTCGCAAAAAGAAGTCCTCACTTATTTCAACTAGTAGCACAAAAGGATATTGCCTCCTATTTACGAATCGATGCTACCAATTTTAGTAAACTGTACAATTCTGTTCAAATTTAA
- a CDS encoding nuclear transport factor 2 family protein: MTNTKIVETFLSGFNSPEKLSESIALLADDYRFKDPTKENNSKAEFLVTAQELGKVLTGVEIIKVAENGESVAVLYNFKSDVKGLENNFGSEWFRIENGLIKESQLVYDATEWRKVFAKKKKNYCHQRI, translated from the coding sequence ATGACAAACACGAAAATTGTAGAGACATTCTTAAGTGGATTTAATTCCCCTGAAAAACTATCTGAATCAATTGCACTATTAGCTGACGATTATAGATTTAAAGACCCAACGAAAGAAAATAATTCGAAGGCGGAATTTTTAGTAACAGCACAAGAATTAGGAAAAGTTTTAACTGGAGTTGAAATTATTAAAGTGGCAGAAAATGGTGAATCAGTCGCTGTTCTCTATAATTTCAAATCCGACGTAAAAGGGTTAGAAAATAATTTTGGTTCAGAATGGTTCAGAATAGAAAACGGATTAATTAAAGAATCACAACTTGTGTATGATGCTACTGAATGGAGGAAAGTGTTTGCAAAAAAAAAAAAAAACTATTGCCACCAACGTATATAA
- a CDS encoding LytTR family DNA-binding domain-containing protein: MKQLNCLIIDDEPIAREGIADYCKEISFLNVIALCKNVLQANHYLEENQIDLVFLDINMPIVSGIDWLKGLKNSPSVIMTTAYEEYALESFTYNVLDYLVKPISFERFLLAVNKVNNYYSHKTEAKVLFLKSEKQLKKVNLNDILFVEGMQNYIKVVTPEETIITHMSLKSFKDQLPEGSFIQTHKSYIVSKFKVDKIIENQIIIGDYEIPISIRLRKIVLNSF, translated from the coding sequence ATGAAACAACTCAATTGTTTAATTATCGATGATGAGCCTATTGCTAGAGAAGGCATTGCAGACTATTGTAAAGAGATTTCGTTTTTAAATGTTATTGCTTTATGTAAGAATGTGTTGCAAGCAAACCATTATCTAGAAGAGAATCAAATCGATTTAGTTTTTCTAGATATCAATATGCCCATAGTTTCAGGTATTGATTGGTTAAAAGGCTTAAAAAACTCCCCTTCAGTTATTATGACAACTGCATATGAGGAGTATGCTCTGGAAAGTTTCACATATAACGTTTTAGATTATTTAGTAAAGCCAATTTCATTTGAGCGTTTTTTACTGGCAGTTAATAAAGTTAATAACTATTACAGTCATAAAACTGAAGCCAAAGTACTGTTTTTGAAAAGTGAAAAACAGCTTAAAAAGGTAAACTTAAACGATATTTTATTTGTGGAAGGAATGCAAAATTATATTAAAGTAGTAACACCAGAAGAAACCATTATTACACATATGTCTTTAAAGAGTTTTAAAGACCAATTACCAGAAGGTAGTTTTATTCAAACGCATAAGTCATATATAGTTTCAAAATTCAAAGTAGATAAAATTATAGAAAATCAAATTATTATTGGTGATTATGAAATCCCTATAAGCATTCGTTTAAGGAAAATAGTTTTAAATAGTTTTTAA
- a CDS encoding sensor histidine kinase: MRKLNTTKTTLFAGHILFWLFNYWLIAFATKLNWNGFTYDSGSFQYAYLYGLFFNALLFYLQIFWLFPKIYIQDKKRMFYVVSIFIILLVSLTEAYFDYLLLNFYGVNDQPIDANFNTNTIVHILYSIAGFYYILKFEYKKSEKLNQALLEENYKTELKYLKAQLNPHFLFNGINSVYHLIGKNDTLAKETLHQFSDLLRYQLYESNTHILLEKELDFVMKYIKIEKTRRGSDIQLNYDIKSGNSKLKIAPLLLIPFIENAFKHCSNHIDSNANIIRIKIEEAERKIHLNVVNSYDESIYENRIGGIGLVNVKKRLSLLYPDKHQLDIKKNKCNHIVNLYISL, encoded by the coding sequence ATGCGTAAATTAAATACAACTAAAACAACTTTATTCGCTGGACATATTCTGTTTTGGCTATTTAACTATTGGTTAATAGCTTTTGCTACTAAGCTTAATTGGAATGGGTTTACTTATGATTCAGGTAGTTTTCAATATGCATATCTCTACGGACTTTTTTTTAATGCTCTTTTGTTTTACTTACAAATTTTTTGGTTGTTTCCAAAAATATATATTCAAGATAAAAAAAGGATGTTTTATGTAGTTTCGATTTTTATAATTCTTTTAGTTTCTTTAACTGAAGCTTATTTTGATTATTTGCTTCTTAATTTTTACGGTGTAAATGACCAGCCAATAGATGCAAATTTTAACACTAATACAATCGTTCATATACTATACAGTATTGCGGGGTTTTACTATATTCTGAAATTTGAATACAAAAAATCAGAAAAATTAAACCAGGCTTTGTTAGAAGAAAACTATAAAACAGAATTAAAATATTTAAAAGCACAATTAAACCCTCATTTTTTATTTAATGGTATTAATAGTGTTTATCATTTAATTGGTAAAAACGATACCTTAGCGAAAGAGACTTTACACCAGTTTTCTGACTTATTAAGGTATCAACTCTACGAAAGTAACACTCATATTTTGTTAGAAAAAGAATTAGACTTCGTAATGAAGTATATAAAAATTGAAAAAACTCGAAGGGGTTCAGATATTCAATTGAATTATGATATTAAATCAGGAAACTCGAAATTAAAAATAGCTCCCTTATTACTTATTCCTTTTATTGAAAATGCTTTTAAACATTGTAGTAATCATATAGATAGTAATGCAAATATCATTAGAATTAAAATTGAAGAAGCAGAAAGGAAGATTCACCTCAATGTAGTAAATAGTTATGATGAATCAATATATGAGAATAGAATTGGTGGAATAGGGCTGGTCAATGTAAAAAAACGGTTATCATTATTATACCCAGATAAACACCAATTGGACATTAAAAAAAACAAATGTAATCATATAGTAAACCTATATATTAGTTTATAA
- a CDS encoding alpha/beta hydrolase — MKNTNRLNLIICTILFTSFLSCNNDDDTPKSSNTFDEVLDIAKFYGNLEGDIVVIHAQGGPGLELDDDEASNQIVTELGIQSALYVMVHQVQTKNPMLFTGSDITFEQAKEYDLQSVSNIKRVVDFFNNQQGKTVYVLGVSYGCLIVQELIATYGVDIADGYLILGNRLNVDDAAWQALSEGEFPYHVYDNDGNYTIELDNDPNNDNIEERNMGKLLAGLAFNRYTDKLNSISSLSKVTYVYGDRDEVAGPLSKQEVQFLNDKGANVILVEGAGHDDAIGEGAGLLKEIFGIE; from the coding sequence ATGAAAAATACAAACAGATTAAATTTAATTATTTGCACTATTTTATTCACCTCCTTTTTGTCTTGTAATAATGATGATGACACTCCTAAATCTTCAAACACATTTGATGAAGTTTTAGATATTGCTAAATTTTATGGAAATTTAGAAGGAGACATTGTAGTCATTCATGCTCAGGGAGGCCCTGGACTTGAACTTGATGACGATGAAGCTTCAAATCAAATAGTAACTGAACTAGGAATTCAATCAGCATTGTATGTCATGGTGCATCAGGTACAAACAAAAAACCCAATGCTATTCACAGGTTCTGATATTACTTTTGAGCAAGCAAAAGAGTATGATTTACAAAGTGTCTCTAATATAAAACGTGTTGTTGATTTCTTCAATAATCAACAAGGAAAAACAGTCTATGTCCTTGGGGTTTCGTATGGTTGTTTAATTGTCCAAGAATTGATAGCTACATATGGAGTTGATATTGCTGATGGCTATCTTATACTAGGTAATCGCCTAAATGTGGATGACGCTGCTTGGCAAGCTCTTAGTGAAGGTGAATTTCCATATCATGTCTATGACAATGATGGCAATTATACAATTGAATTAGACAATGATCCTAATAATGATAACATAGAAGAAAGAAATATGGGGAAATTACTTGCAGGATTAGCATTTAACCGGTATACTGATAAACTCAACAGCATTTCAAGCCTTTCAAAAGTAACCTATGTTTATGGTGATAGAGACGAGGTAGCTGGACCACTTTCAAAACAAGAAGTTCAATTTTTAAATGATAAAGGTGCGAATGTAATTCTGGTTGAAGGTGCAGGTCATGATGATGCAATAGGTGAAGGTGCAGGTCTATTAAAAGAAATCTTTGGAATAGAATAA
- a CDS encoding M23 family metallopeptidase, with amino-acid sequence MKHLKIVAYILVITSCTDTLMGDEGKLDEDIYLNYQTVTDLELPFEDEWFVVNGGKTHFEGAHHFTSRGGGERYAIDFLIVQDTILPDGTVRKKNYTGDWRQKENHYCFGKRLNAPADGKIIKVVNTIDDNQVGTTNNNQPGGNYIIIDHLNGETSIFAHLKKGSIIVTQGDTVVKGQEVGQTGNSGSSDRPHLHYQLQGTSGQLGGLGLPAQFLNYYEDDILVERGDPVRNQEVRRN; translated from the coding sequence ATGAAACATCTAAAAATAGTAGCCTATATTTTAGTTATAACATCTTGCACAGATACTTTAATGGGTGATGAAGGAAAACTAGACGAAGACATTTATCTAAATTACCAAACTGTAACAGACTTAGAATTGCCTTTTGAAGACGAATGGTTTGTGGTTAATGGTGGAAAAACGCATTTTGAAGGTGCTCATCATTTTACTAGTCGCGGTGGAGGCGAACGATATGCAATTGATTTTCTTATCGTACAGGATACAATATTACCTGATGGAACCGTAAGAAAGAAAAATTACACAGGAGATTGGAGGCAAAAAGAAAATCATTATTGTTTTGGAAAACGCTTAAATGCGCCTGCTGATGGAAAAATAATAAAAGTTGTAAATACTATTGATGATAATCAAGTTGGCACTACTAATAATAATCAACCTGGTGGTAATTATATTATTATAGACCATTTAAACGGCGAAACATCAATATTTGCACACTTAAAAAAAGGATCTATTATAGTTACTCAAGGTGATACTGTAGTTAAAGGTCAAGAAGTCGGTCAGACTGGGAATAGTGGTTCTTCCGATAGGCCACACTTACATTATCAGTTACAAGGGACATCAGGTCAATTAGGAGGATTAGGCCTTCCTGCTCAATTTTTGAATTATTATGAAGACGATATACTTGTAGAACGAGGGGATCCAGTAAGAAACCAAGAAGTTAGAAGAAACTAA
- a CDS encoding AraC family transcriptional regulator, producing the protein MNYYQQAVNAILKPYIRCFWWLDNDSSKNLNYTILPDGFFDIIVRFDNYKYKSTEITGLYTKEMEVVIPPNHQLFGIQFKLPAVEYIFYESIAPLLNSEKKLPDAFWNLNSFDFSEKSDTIDKLNTIISQEINKEDNLDGRKFHLFRLLSQTKGNQSVSYFADNVFWSSRQINRYFNKMFGLSLKNYCNILRCSASFKDIKKGDLLSNQNYFDRSHFNKEIKKYTNRTPKNISNNENDRFLQISIIPNK; encoded by the coding sequence ATGAACTACTACCAACAAGCAGTTAATGCCATTTTGAAACCGTACATCAGATGCTTTTGGTGGTTAGACAACGATTCTTCAAAAAATCTTAATTACACCATTTTACCTGACGGTTTTTTTGATATTATCGTTCGCTTTGATAATTACAAATACAAAAGTACCGAAATAACAGGGTTATATACAAAAGAGATGGAAGTGGTAATCCCTCCAAATCATCAACTTTTTGGAATACAATTCAAATTACCAGCTGTAGAATATATATTCTACGAAAGTATTGCTCCGTTATTAAACTCTGAAAAAAAGTTACCAGATGCTTTTTGGAATCTAAATTCATTTGACTTTTCCGAAAAATCAGATACCATTGATAAGTTAAACACAATAATAAGTCAAGAAATCAATAAAGAGGATAACCTAGACGGTCGAAAATTTCATCTATTCAGGTTATTGAGCCAAACCAAAGGCAATCAAAGCGTGAGCTATTTTGCTGATAACGTATTTTGGTCTAGTAGGCAAATCAATAGGTATTTTAATAAAATGTTCGGGCTTTCACTAAAAAACTATTGTAATATATTACGATGTTCAGCATCATTCAAAGACATCAAAAAAGGAGATTTATTGTCAAATCAAAACTACTTCGACAGATCTCATTTTAATAAAGAAATAAAAAAATATACCAACCGCACTCCAAAAAATATATCAAATAACGAAAACGACCGATTTTTACAAATTTCTATCATCCCTAATAAGTAA
- a CDS encoding Crp/Fnr family transcriptional regulator: MKEQIKTYFNRYVEFSDTEIDEIYSILISKIFQKKDYILREGQICKSNYFIINGLVRSFYIDDKGNEKITQFALENWWVTNMESYIKNIPSYSSIQAIEKTTVLIVDKVELERLFKSIPKLERFFRIITENMLIAIQRRNDIYLQMKSKDRYASLINHFPNFIQRVPQYMIASYLEITPEYLSELRKK, from the coding sequence ATGAAAGAACAAATCAAAACATATTTCAATCGATATGTTGAATTTAGTGACACTGAAATAGATGAGATTTATTCGATATTAATATCAAAGATATTTCAAAAGAAAGATTACATTCTTCGTGAAGGGCAAATATGTAAAAGCAATTATTTCATAATAAATGGATTAGTTCGTTCTTTTTATATCGACGACAAAGGGAATGAAAAAATAACTCAATTTGCTCTTGAAAATTGGTGGGTAACTAATATGGAAAGCTATATAAAAAATATTCCTTCTTACTCATCCATTCAAGCAATTGAAAAAACTACAGTTCTAATAGTTGACAAAGTAGAATTAGAAAGGCTATTTAAATCTATTCCAAAACTTGAAAGATTTTTTAGAATAATTACCGAAAACATGTTAATTGCTATTCAACGCAGAAACGACATATATCTACAAATGAAAAGTAAAGATAGGTACGCTAGTTTAATAAATCACTTTCCGAATTTTATCCAAAGAGTTCCTCAATATATGATAGCCTCATATTTAGAAATCACACCGGAATATTTAAGTGAATTAAGAAAAAAGTGA
- a CDS encoding DoxX family protein, producing the protein MDIQISKTKKIIIWLLASLLLLLYLGSAGAKLFQPEQMNQMQLANWRVIIAISEIIITFIFLFPKTNKIGTLLLSSYMGGAIVTHMIWSIPILMPVIVLILVWLVFYLRNPQFFKF; encoded by the coding sequence ATGGATATTCAAATTTCAAAGACTAAAAAAATTATTATTTGGCTCTTAGCTAGCCTATTATTATTGCTATACTTAGGAAGTGCAGGGGCAAAACTATTTCAACCTGAACAAATGAACCAAATGCAACTAGCAAATTGGAGAGTTATTATTGCTATTAGTGAGATTATTATTACTTTCATATTTCTTTTTCCAAAAACTAATAAAATCGGAACATTATTACTTAGTTCCTATATGGGTGGAGCGATAGTAACTCATATGATTTGGTCGATACCTATATTAATGCCTGTCATAGTTTTAATTTTAGTTTGGCTTGTTTTCTATCTTAGAAACCCCCAATTCTTTAAATTCTAA
- a CDS encoding nuclear transport factor 2 family protein, translated as MIQKISKQVIETWISGFHKEDVEQLTNLFSKDATFYDPRYPLLKGENTIESYYTHLLSETTAWGATMFEGPYLHGEDCFAIHSRLKFTWRENNITVDWPFVAFFKVRLSDGKIIRYNEYWNTEDTLKKIGIKTWGPLPEYAKSK; from the coding sequence ATGATACAAAAAATTTCAAAACAAGTTATCGAAACTTGGATTTCTGGCTTTCATAAAGAAGATGTCGAACAACTTACTAACTTATTTTCTAAAGATGCTACTTTCTATGATCCACGATATCCTTTATTAAAAGGTGAAAATACGATTGAATCCTATTATACTCATTTGTTATCTGAAACCACAGCTTGGGGTGCAACTATGTTTGAGGGACCTTATTTACATGGTGAAGATTGTTTTGCAATACATTCTCGTTTAAAATTTACTTGGCGAGAAAACAATATAACAGTTGATTGGCCTTTCGTTGCTTTTTTTAAAGTACGCCTATCTGATGGGAAGATCATTCGTTATAATGAATATTGGAATACTGAAGATACTTTAAAAAAAATAGGAATTAAAACTTGGGGACCTTTGCCAGAATACGCAAAGTCTAAATAA
- a CDS encoding Crp/Fnr family transcriptional regulator, with protein MNPKEKIRILISKFPILTKDEVTLIVEKTVVKEFKKCEILLKEGQIPKNCYMVVEGCIREYLLKDGNEKSIGFYTERETLTPPSKDGTPSKYYLECAEDCVLTISGQVFEEELRLLMPRLDDVFQNIAIGKLNQSKEEWSQFISSSPEKRYLNLCKSKPDLFSRVPHHQIASYLGMKPQSLSRIRKRLLDHKK; from the coding sequence TTGAATCCAAAAGAAAAAATAAGAATCCTCATTAGCAAATTCCCAATTCTCACCAAAGATGAGGTTACATTAATTGTTGAAAAAACGGTAGTTAAGGAATTTAAAAAATGTGAAATATTATTGAAGGAAGGGCAAATTCCTAAGAATTGTTACATGGTGGTTGAAGGTTGTATAAGAGAATATTTATTAAAAGATGGAAACGAAAAATCGATAGGCTTCTACACAGAAAGAGAAACATTAACCCCACCTTCTAAAGATGGTACTCCTTCGAAATATTATTTGGAATGCGCAGAAGATTGTGTATTAACAATAAGTGGACAAGTATTTGAAGAGGAATTACGACTATTAATGCCCCGACTTGATGATGTTTTTCAAAACATTGCAATCGGTAAATTAAACCAATCCAAAGAAGAATGGAGTCAATTTATTTCTTCCTCACCCGAAAAAAGGTACTTGAATTTATGTAAATCAAAGCCTGACCTTTTTAGCAGAGTTCCTCATCATCAAATTGCCAGCTATCTAGGTATGAAACCACAATCTTTAAGTAGAATTCGGAAAAGATTATTAGACCATAAAAAATAA